The genomic DNA ATATATGAATTATAAAGAAACAGTAAATGACCTTTTTTTGGAGGTTTACAATTATCATGAAGAATAAAAAAAAAGGAATAGCTTTGGTATTGATCATTGTATTTTTAGTGGCAAATTATTATTTTCATATTATAGATCGAAGTATTGGGGAAAACAGTCAAAATAATAAGGCACTACCTCTCAATACTTCTTATGAGGGGGTATCTATTTTTTATGATACACTTAAAAGTCTAGAATATTCTGTAGCAGTTCAGGGAGAAAATTTTCTAGAACATGGTTATGAAGATATTTATATTATTACTGAAGGTAAGTATGATAAAAATTTTGATATAAAAAAAGCACAAGATTGGATCAAAAATGGAGGAAAATTGATTTATCTAACAGAAGATTATAAAAAATATTCATATTCTAATATTTTAAAACAATATAAAGACAAAGCTTATTTATATCAAATCAAAAAAGGGAAATTGTTAATAGGAGATATAAATTTAATTACAAATAAAACTTTATTTAAGAATAAAGAAGGTGCCTATTTTATTTTAAATTGCATAAAAGATTTAAATGGAAATATTTATTTTAATGAATATTATAGATTTGAACAAGGAGAGTATCCATCTTTGTATAAAAATCTTCCTATACATATAAAAATAGTACTTTTTCAGATACTATTGCTTATCATAGGAGTTATTTGGTATTTAGGAAAAAGGTTTGGAAAAGCAAAAGAAATTTTAGATGAAATAGAAAGAGGAGAAAATGAATATTTATATGCAGCTGCTAATCTTTATGAAAAAGCAGGATGGACCAATGAAATTTATCATGTATTTTATAAAGAATTTGAAAATGAATATAAAAAGAATTTTAAACAATCGAGCTTACCTAGAGATTGGATAGATGTATGGAAAAAAAATCATCTTTCATGTGAAGAAGAGGCTATGAGGGTATTTCAAAATAAAAATAAAGATATAGGTATGATTTATGACCTAGATAAGATGACTCAAATGCTAATAAAAAGGAGAGAAGGGGCTTGGAAGAAATTAAAACAAAGGAATTTGTAAGAAGCATAAAAAAAGAATTAAAAAAAGTAATTGTAGAGCAAGAAGAAGTAATAGATTTAATACTTATTGCTATATTTACAAAAGGCCATGCTCTATTAGAAGGGGTCCCAGGTCTTGGAAAAACCTTATTAATAAAATCTTTAGCAAAAACTATGGGAATAGATTTTAAAAGAGTACAATTTACACCAGACTTGATGCCTTCAGATATTACAGGAGCAAGCATTTACAATACCAAAGAAAGAGAGTTTGAATTTAAAAAGGGGCCTATATTTACAAATCTTTTGCTAGGAGATGAGATCAATAGAACACCTCCTAAGACACAAGCTGGTTTACTTCAAGCTATGGAAGAAAAAATGGTAACAATGGATGGAGTAAGCTATGTATTAAAGGAGCCTTTTATTGTTTTTGCTACTCAAAATCCAATAGAATATGAAGGAACATATCCTTTGCCAGAAGCTCTTTTAGATAGATTTTTAATGAAAATATATATAGAGTACCCTTCTATAGAAGGAGAAAAAGAGATTATTAAAAGATATCATGAAGGTTTTGATAAAACATTAGAGAAGGTGTCTATTGAGTCAATTGGAGGAATACAAGATATTTTAGAATGTCAAGAAGAGGTACGAAAAGTTTTGGTTGAAGATCATTTACTTACTTATATTGTAGAAATTATTAAAGAAACAAGACAATTTCCTTTTGTAGAAATAGGAAGTAGTCCAAGAGGGGCTATTGCACTACTTGAGACATCTAAAGCAAATGCTTTATTAATGGAGCGTGATTTTTTAATCCCAGAAGATATAAAAAAAATGGCGTATCCTGTATTAAGACATAGATTGATTTTAAAACCAGAAGCTTATGTAGAAGGTATTCAAACAGAGGATGTAATCCGTGAAATTTTATCTAATGTGAAGGTTCCCCGCTAAGGGTGGTGAAAATATGTCTATTACAAGATTGTTTTTAGGATTATTAGCTTTAGGGATTTTCATTATAGGAGCAAGTATTAAAGCTCAATTATTTATAGAAAGCTTTATTTTTTATAATGGAATTTTATGCATATTGATGATTGTTGATTATTGGATGACTCCTACTAAAAATGTTTTTGAAATAGAGAGAATAGGAGATCAAAAGTTATCTTTACTAGAAGAAGAAAAGATATCCATAAAAATATACAATAAAAGCAAAAAGATAGCTCATATTCATGTATTACATGATTTTCCACAATCTTTTTTATATAAAGAGGATATAATAAAAGATTTTATTTTTCCTCATGATCAAAAGGAATTTGTATGGAATATCAAACCTAGTGAAAGAGGAGCATTTTTTCTTGAAGAAATTTACATAAGAAGAAGAGGTATATTAGGGCTTATTACAAAAGATATATTATTGAAAAATAAAGAAGAATATAAGGTATATCCTAGTCTTAAAAATTTAAAAAAATATCATATGATGCTTACAAAAGAAAATATTTTATATGGGCAAAATCATATTATAAAAAAAAGATCAGAGGGAAAAGAATTTGAAAGCTTAAGAGAATATATAAAAGGAGATGATATTCGAAAAATCAATTGGATGAAAAGTGCAAGAGAAAATAAATTGATGGTGAATCAATATGAACCTGAAAATAATAAACATATTTATATTTTATTAGATATAGGAAGGACTATGAGTTATAGAGTCAATAAATACAGCAAACTAGATTTAGCCATTAATGCTTCTGTTTTTTTATCTGATGTAGTTTGTCATAATAAAGACCAGTCAGGACTTATTGTATTTAATACAAAGGTAGATACCTATATAAAACCGTCTAAAGGGGATTATCATAGAAATCAAATATTAGAAGCACTATACCATGTGAAGGGAACAAAACTTACATCTAATTATGATGAGGTATTATTTTCTTTGAGTAAACATGAAAAAAGAAGAAGTTTAATATGTATGTTTACAGATATAGATACATTGCAAGAAGTTTACTATGTGGAAAAAGGATTAGAATATATAACAAAAAAGCATTGTGTGATTATATTTTTAGTTAAAGATGAAAAAATAGACAATATCATTAACCAAGTAGTACAAGACAAAAAAGATGCTTATCAAAAGGGAATGGCTTATGAAATGAAAAATGAAAAAAGAAAGATTATAAAAGCTTTAAATCAAAAGGGAATCATCTGTATAGAATGTGATCAAGAGGAGATTATCTATAAAGCCGTAAATGAATATATGAAAGTAAAAAATAGGGAAATGATTTAGAACTATGAAGGATCATCTATAGAAAGTAAAAAATCCTTATAAAGGATGTCTTTGTTTATAAGGATTTAAAAAGTATAGTGAAATTCCTATCAAAGTTAAGAAAGAAAAAAATAATTTGATGATAGGAGAAATAGATAATGGAGTAAAAAAACCTTCTATAATGGCTGCTATGATTAAGAATAGGATCGAACCTAATAATAGAAATACTCCTTCTTTTGCCATTTTTACTACAAAATCTAATCTTTTATATTTCCCGGGAATAAGAAGGGATTTTCCTAGAATCAAACCAGCACCGCCTGCAATAAATATGGCTGTAAGCTCTAATATACCATGAGGAAGAATCAAGGAAGCATATAAAAGAAGATCCCCTTTTAAAAATACCATACCTGTCAAAGCTCCTAACATACAGCCATTAAAGAACAATATATATATAGTACCTAATCCTAGAAATATTCCGTATACAAAAGCTACCAGACTTACTCTTATATTATTGATCATAATTTGGCTAGACATTAAAGGATAATCCCATTCCTTTGGAGAAAATGTAAAATCAATAGAATCTAATAAATCTTTAGGTAAAAAATACAAGCTAGTGGAAGAGTCATGAATGACCATAAAAAAGCTTATGAGTATGCCTAAAAGAAATATAAAAAAGCTAGACAATATAAATGGAAAATATGTATGAACTTTTTGAGGAAAGGTATGACATATAAAATTTTTAAAATCATACCAAGGATTTTTTTTCACTGTATATAAATGATGGTGTGCATTTCCTATTAAAGCATTTAAATATTTTTCAAGATTAGATTTAGGGTAAAAGGTTCGAACATAACCTAAATGATGACTCGTTGTTCTAAAAAGATATAAAAAACGTTTTATTTCATTGAAATGAATAGATGAAATATTATTTTTACCAAAGAGAGATATGAGATTTTCTAGTTCTTCCCAGTATCTTTGATTTTTTTCAATAAATATATTTTCTTTCAAAATCATCACCTCAATATTATTGTAACAAATTTCAATATGAGTAAAAAGGAGGAATTGTGATGAAGAAGATTTTTATTACTACTCCAGAGAATATAGAAATAGAATATAGACTAGCAGGAGTAGGGAGTAGAATAGTTGCAGGGTTTTTAGATTATTTGATTCAAGGAATTTTATATTTTATAATTTTTATGATTTTTTTACAAACAAATTATAAAATTGATTTTAAATCTCAAAATTCTTATTATATTGCCATTATTATGCTGATCCTTGCATTTATTAATTATGGATATTTTACTGTATCAGAAATGGTTATGGATGGAAGAACTTTAGGAAAAAAAGTATTAGGATTAAGAGCCATTAGAAAAAACGGACAGCCTATGGATATTAAACATTCTCTTGTTAGAAATTTATTAAAGATATTTGTAGACAATTATATGATAGGAATTATTATGATGTTTTTTAGAAAAGATGAATCAAGGATAGGAGATATTTTATCATCTACTATGGTCATAGAAGAAGAAAAAGAAAAGCTATATCTTATGAATTTGATTCCAGAGAATATAAAAAATAAGTTGGATAAAAAAGATGAAGAATTACTTATGATTTACTTACAAGAAAAAGATGAAGTATGGATTGATGAAAAAAAATTAGAAGATAGGATACTCAATTATTTTAAAAATAAATATGATGCTGTAGATGAAGAAGTTATTTTATTTATAGAAAAAGAGATTAGAACAATTTAACATATATTTGTATATTAGTTTTTTAGGAGGATCAATATGAAAAAAGTATTACTTCTGATCTTAATCATTATCAATATTCCTGTATATAAGTATTTATTTCATTTATTTTTTGAAAACATGAATGAGTTTAGGAATTGTATAAGATATGTTCTTACTCCTAATATTATTTCTTTGATAAGAGGGGAATATTGGAAGGATGTATGTAGAGAAAATCAATTAAGTCTCTATATCATTTGTTGTATTGTAATTGTAGCTTGTGAATATTTTTTATTGATCATATTAGCAAAAGAAGGAAATTGGAATATTGTGTTGAATTGAATCATATAAAAATGACAATAAAAAGGAGATGAAATGATTTGATTGAGACTCATTCTAATAAGAAGCTATCCAATATACATAAATATATGATCATAGGAATAGGAATACTATTTATTGGATCTGCCCTATATGATGGAGAATATCTAAAAATATTATTTGGGCTTGTTTTAATTTATGCTTCTTTTTTTGAAAAAAGTATTTTTATTGAAGAGGATGGATTATTGATTCAAATTAAAAAACTAGGAAAAGAGAGTGAAAGAAGGATAAAGTTTACAGAAATGAGTGAAATAAATATACATAGAAAAAATGATAAGGCAATGATTTTTTTTATTAAAGAAAATATAGGACATAAAGTAATTATAGATTTGTCCAATCTAGAAGAAACAATAAAACTTGCAAAAAAACAAAATAAAAAGATACAAGTGGATTATTTGTCATAGTCTGCATCTTAAGATGGAGACTATTTATTTTAAATAAATTATTGGAAATTTCAAAATAAAAGAGGTAATTCGGAAAATTTATTGAATATATATGATTAAGTGAAATATTATAAGAACATAAGGGGGAATTTGGGATGTCCAATCTTTATTACTGCAAAGAATGCAGAAAAATTGAAAAGAATGATTTAAAGTGTGGTTGTTGTAGTAGTGAAAATATGATGCCTTTGAAAGTAGGAGCCCCTGTAAATGTAATAGGTACAAAACAAAAGGGAAGAGTACTTAAAATGCAAGAGGATCAAGTAAGTTTATTAATTGTAAATGAATTAAATCAAAAAATGATTAAAGATCATCTGTATAATGAACTTCAAAAAATTTTATAATTTCCAAAAGCCAGAGAACATACTCTGGCTTTTTAATCTTTTAGAAAATTATATAAATGAAATGAAAGAATTGCCCTTAGGCTATGAGTAATTCTGAAAGGAATATGAGAATTTTTTGAAATTCAATTAGGAATGAAGTCATGATACAACCCTTCTTTAGAATATTTATAAAAAAAGGGGGAGTATGATGAAAATCATTTTAAATAAAAATGAAGATGAGGAGAAAACAGAGTTAGCAATGCTTTTGACAAAAATGTTTATGAATCAGATAGAATACAAAGATATGAATCAAGAGATGGTATACAATAAAATCCTTAAAAAATTAAAAGAGAAAAAATATTTATCTTAAAAGAAGTAAATTTATTTTTGCTTCTTTTTTATTTCGTTTCAATATATTATTATTGTTTTTCGATAAAAATATATTGAAAAACATTTCTTAACATGATAATATAATATTGAAAAATATAAGGGAGGTTGTTTATGTGAAATATTATGGAAAAAGTTCTTTAGCAAGTTATTTAAAAATAATGCTTAACATTTTAATGATTATTGGTGTTTTCATATTTGTTTATCTTGTAAAAAATATGATTACTTCTAATGATTTGAATCTAAATATGTTTCAAAAAAGTTTTATATTTATTTTATTTATATCTGGAAGTATTTCTTTGATGATGATTCTTTTTCATTTAAGAAAGATCGTACATTCTTTAATAGATGTAAATCCTTTTATTATGGAAAATGCAATTCGATTAAAATACATATCTATAGAATGCTTTATTATTACAACTTGTTATTTGTTGAATTTTTTTATTAGTCCAAAGTATACAGAATTTAATTTGATTACCATTGATATAAAAGGAGTACATACAGATATGGAATTTTTTATTTTTTTCTTTGCAGGATGTTTTTTATTGATTTTATCTAAAGTTTTTCAACAAGCGGTAGAGGTAAAAGAAGAAAATGATTTTACTATTTAAAGGAGGAGCATGATGAGTATTATTGTAAATTTAGATGTTGTGATGGCAAAGAGAAAAATTTCTTTATCTGAGCTAGCAGAAAGAGTGGGAATTACCAATGCCAATTTATCTATACTCAAAAATAATAAAGCTAAGGCTATTCGATTTACTACTTTAGAGGCTATATGTAAAGAATTAGATTGTCAGCCTGGGGATTTATTAGAATATGTAAAAGAGTAGAGGAGGGATATTGTGGATCATAAAATGACTTTCATAGAAAAAAGGTTATATATGGAATCGAAAAAAGAAGAATGTAGACAAGAAAAAATAAGCATGGATCAAGAAAAGAGTATCAATGAGAAATTAAGATTAATCTGTACAGCTTTTATGATGGCTATATTGTCTAGATATTTTTTTAGTGGAGAAGCATTTGGGATTTCTGTATTTCTTTTTAGTATGTGTATGATGGGAATGAGTATATGGGCTTTATCTAAAAAGGTGGATATAAAAAATACCTTTAGTTATGTTTTTGTTATAGCTGCTATCTTGTTATCTATGAGTTTTTCTATATTTAATAATGAAGTATTAAGAGGGATGAATATTATTGTAATACCACTATTGATTACAACTTATATATATATGATTAACTATGGGTATAAAGAGATTTCAATAGATTTTTTTGAAAAAATATTATATAGAATATCTAAAGAATCTTGTGGTGCTATCAATCGATTTTTTCCTTTTACAAAAGAAATTTTGTATTCTAAAAAATTTTCTAAAATGAATTCTAATCAAAGAAATATATTACATGGACTGGTCATTGCAGTTCCTCTTTTATTGGTGATCATAGGGCTTTTAGCATCGGCAGATATGGTATTTGCTTATTATATAGAAAATATGTGGAAAATATTAGGTAAGTTTAATATATGGAATGGTATAAGGCATATGATATGGGTTATGATCATAACGCTATATTTATTTGGATTTTTGTGGAGTTTTCAGTATAAAGAAACGTTAAAAGAACAAAAAAAGAAAGAGGAAATGATTGCATGGGAACCAGTTACTATTATAACAGTAATTTTTGCGATTTGTATTATATATGGGCTGTTTAGTATGATCCAATTTTCTTATTTGTATGGAGGGCATACTCCGAAAGGACTTAGTTATTCAGCTTACGCAAGAAAAGGATTTTTTGAGCTGATTTATGTTACATTGCTTAATTTTTTAATATTGATATTTAGTATGAAATTTAATAAAAAAGGAAGTCAAAAACTTAATAAAGTATTAAATACATCTTATACTTTATTGATTGCATTTACTTTTAATATGCTTTTTTCTGCTAGCTATAAAATGTTTTTATATGAAAAGGAATTTGGATTTACAAGACTTAGGATTTTTGTACAAGCATTTATGATTTTTTTAGGAATTCTTTTTTTTGTTGTTTTCATTGGAATATGGGTTCAAAGGGTACCTATTTTTAAAACAGGAGTGATTGCAGTTTTAAGCGTTTATATTCTTCTAAATTACATAAACGTAGATAAAATAGTGGCTAAGTATAATATTGAAAGATATGAAAATAAACACAAAATTGATATGAATTATTTAAAGAGTTTGTCTTATGATGCCACAGAAGAAATACTAAGATTATATGATGTAGGAGATGAAGAGATAAAAAAAGAAGTAAGAGAATATGAAAAAAAGATCGTAAAAGAAGTAAAAGATTCTTATGATTGTTGGTATGAATATAATTATTATAAAAGTAAAATAGTAAATGAATAGCTAAAAGGAGTAGAGAAGTCTACTCCTTTTTCTGTTAATAAATAACGAGTTATGTATAGTTGGCAGATGGGACAGTATATGACTCATAAAAATGGATAGATAAGGGGTAGATCTTTACCTGATACATATTTAGAAAGATTATATGTAAATTGAAGAGATGTATAGAAATTGGTAAACTATACATTACATTACTTTTATTTCTATATAATCAAGGGGGACTTTCATGAAATTAAAAAAGATGATATGTATTATTTTTTGTATACTATATGCTTTTATATTTACTGCATGCTATAGTAATGAAAATAATCATAAGAAAGAAGATCATAAGGCTTATGATTACAATCAACAAGGGATGAAGCTTATGGAAGAGGGGAAAGCAAAGGAAGCTATTGAATATTTCAATAAATCTCTAAATAGTCTTAGTTGGTATGAAGAGGATTTTGGAAAGCTTTCTACAACTTTAGAAAAATCCAAAGACTTATTTGATTCTCCATTAAATAATTTAAGTTGGGCTTATAACGAATTAAAAGAATATGAGAAAAGTTTAGAATATATTAATTTAGCTCTTAAAGCTTTGCCGAATAGTGAGGAAGAATATATTAATAAAGGAAATGCATTGTTTGGACTTAATCAATATGAAGAAGCATTGAAAAGTTATAAAGAAGCATTAAAAAAGAATTCTAATAGCAAATATGCATACTATGGAATAGGAGAAATAGATTTTGAGAAAAAAAAATATAAAGAGGCTCTAAAATCATTTAATAAGTATCTTGAACATGAGAATACAGATATAGATGCAGCTAGATATAAAGTTTATTGTCTTTTGAATTTAGAACAAAAGAATGAAGCTTTAAATTATGCAAATGAATGGATTAAAGGAAATAAAGAGGATTATAAATCTTATGAGTTAAAAGAAATTGTATTGCAATGGGTTGGAGAATATGAGGAGATTAAAAATTTTTATGAACAAAATGCGAAGAAGTTTTCTAAGAATTTAAGTGCACAAATGAAGTTAGGACGATTTTATTATGATGCCCAACAATATAATAGATCTTTAGAATATTTTTTAAATCTTTTGAATAGGTATCCTGAGCATATAGATGTATACATATGGGTAATGGATAATTATAGTGCTTTAGGAAAATATGATAAAGCTTTAGAATATAGTAATAAAGCTTTAAAAATAGATGATCAATCGGATGTTTTATATAATGAAATTGGAAATATATACATAGATCAAACAAAGTATATGGAATCTATTCAATATTTTGATCAAGCCATGAAAAAAAACAAAAATAATCAAGATGCATATATAAATAAATTATATGCACTCTATACTGGGAAAAGATATTCAAAATGTATTTCGTTTGGAAGACGGGCAGAGTCTAAATTTAGATATGTCTATAATATTCCTTGGTTTATAGGTGAATCTTATTTAGAATTAGGTCAGTATAAAGAAGCTATTGAAGAATATAAAAAATCCCTAAAGTTAAAACCCAAAAATGATGAAGTGTTATCTAAAATTGCATATGCTTATTTATTACTAGAAGATTATAAAAGTAGTAAAGAATATGTCAATAAAAGTTTAAATATCAATTCAGAAAATTATACGGCGTTATATGTAAAGGAGGCTTTAAAGGAAAAAGAAGTATCTCTTGGCATGCAGATAAAAGAATTCTTTGATGATCAGTACTTATATAAGGATTCATTACAAAGTGTAAATCATAATATATTAACAAAATTAGATCAAAAGAATATTTCAGGAAAAGAAATATCTCAAGTCATATCCAAAGCAAAACTACAAGATGATCCATTTACATTTGTAATATATGGGAAAGATTATGATGCTTTGATGAAAACAAGGGATATGGATATAGAATACAAAAAATATAATAAAGATGTATATTATTTGAGAATTAAAAATTTTAGTATGAATACAGGAAATAAAGTTATAGAAATTTTAGATAATATAGAAGACACAAAAGATAAGAATTTGATTATAGACTTAAGAGAAAATTATGGTGGAGATACAAAGAGTGCCAACAATATTTTAGATGCATTATTGCCAGAATGTGTAACAAGTACTTTAATTTATAGAGATGGCTATACTTATAATTATTATTCAGATGCATCACAAATTCTGTTTAAAAAAATATATATTTTTGTAGATGAAAACTCTGCTAGTGCATCAGAATTATTAACATTAGGACTTAAAACATATTTAAAAAATGTAATTGTTGTAGGAAGGAATACCTTTGGAAAAGGGGTAGGACAACATGTTTTTGAAGATAAAAAAAATAAAATCATGTTTTTTGCTGTAAGTCATTATTGGAATGTAAGACAAAAAAATATTATGAATCAGTATATTACTCCAGATATTTATGTAAAAGAAAAAGATATAAAGGATTTTTTAAGAGGGGCAAAAATAAACTAAGATAAATCTTTTTTGAATAAATGTGTTAAATCTGGTAGAATTTACGGTGAAGGTTCGTCCAATATATGATTGATACAATATACCTTTTGAATATGTTTAAGGGGGAGAGGTTATGAATAAGATTGCATTTATAGGTGGCTTGCTCATAGATGGAAATGGAGAAAAGCCTATAAAAGATTCATTAGTTTTAATTGAGGATAAAAGAATTCAATATGCAGGACCTATGATAGATATGGATGATGAATATAAAAAAATAGATATTACTGAAAAAACTATTATGCCAGGACTTATTGATACCCATCTTCATTTTAGTGGGAATAGAACAGATGATGATACAGAATGGGTATTAGAGCCTGTAATACAAAAGACTATTGTTGCTGTAGCTCAGGCGTATGAAGCATTAGAACATGGCCTGACCTCTGTAGGTGAAATATCTAGATCTGGGATACATATTCGAAATATGATAGAAGAGGGAATTATAAAAGGACCTCGTGTAGTTGCAACAGGACTTGGATTTTGTAGAACATCAGGTCATGGGGATTCTCATAAGTTACCATTAGAGTATAATAATGATTCTCATCCTTGGGCAGAAAGAGTAGATGGTCCTTGGGATTTAAGAAAAGCAATAAGAAAAAGATTGCGTGAAAATCCTGATGCCATTAAAATTTGGTCAACAGGTGGAGGAATATGGAGACATGATAAAAAAGCGGACTCTCATTATTGCATGGAGGAAATTCAAGCAGTTGTAGATGAGTGCAATATGGTTTCACTTCCTGTATGGTCTCACGCAGAAGGATATGAAGGAGCATTAAATTCTTGTAAGGCAGGAGTATCTGCTATTATTCATGGACAAGAATTAAATGAAGAATGCTTAGAAATTATGAAAGAAAAAGATATTACATTTTGTCCAACTTTGCAATTTTTTTATGAATGGTTTCGTGTGTATGAACCACCTTATAGACCTATTCATGATCAATATCCTGGTGAAACTACAGCAGAAAAGGAATTAAATCGCATTATTAGTAATTTACAAAATGCAAAAGAAAAAGGAATACGAATTACAGTAGGATCAGATTCTTTTTGTAGCAGCTTAACTCCTTATGGGAAATATGCTATTACAGAAATGTATGCTTTGCATAAAGCAGGATTTACAGAGATGGAAACCATTGTTGCTGCTACAAAAAATGGTGCTCAGATGCTTAAAATAGATGACATAACAGGAACTTTAGAAAAAGGAAAATTTGCAGATTTATTAGTTCTAACAGAAAATCCATTAGAAGAGATCCATCATATTTGTACTGAAAAGATGGAAGTGATTATGAAAGAAGGTCAATTTGTAAAAAAACATATATAAATATGGAAAGTTTTACTGCTTTTATTTATGGGAATAAATCCATTATCTATGCCATATGAAATAAGAGGAGATGATATTATGAATCCATTCTTAAATATATGGCATAGATTTTCTTTTATATTGTTAGTAGTTCTTATTTTAGGAGGAATAATAAATAGGTATATTTCATTAGGGGCTGTATTTTGTATGATTATACCAATTTTATCTTCTGCTACTGTAGGCAGTAGATTATGGTGTAGAAAAATTTGCCCTAGAGGGAGTTTGTATGAAAGAATAGCTCCTATTAGTAGAAAAAGGC from Inediibacterium massiliense includes the following:
- a CDS encoding tetratricopeptide repeat protein: MKLKKMICIIFCILYAFIFTACYSNENNHKKEDHKAYDYNQQGMKLMEEGKAKEAIEYFNKSLNSLSWYEEDFGKLSTTLEKSKDLFDSPLNNLSWAYNELKEYEKSLEYINLALKALPNSEEEYINKGNALFGLNQYEEALKSYKEALKKNSNSKYAYYGIGEIDFEKKKYKEALKSFNKYLEHENTDIDAARYKVYCLLNLEQKNEALNYANEWIKGNKEDYKSYELKEIVLQWVGEYEEIKNFYEQNAKKFSKNLSAQMKLGRFYYDAQQYNRSLEYFLNLLNRYPEHIDVYIWVMDNYSALGKYDKALEYSNKALKIDDQSDVLYNEIGNIYIDQTKYMESIQYFDQAMKKNKNNQDAYINKLYALYTGKRYSKCISFGRRAESKFRYVYNIPWFIGESYLELGQYKEAIEEYKKSLKLKPKNDEVLSKIAYAYLLLEDYKSSKEYVNKSLNINSENYTALYVKEALKEKEVSLGMQIKEFFDDQYLYKDSLQSVNHNILTKLDQKNISGKEISQVISKAKLQDDPFTFVIYGKDYDALMKTRDMDIEYKKYNKDVYYLRIKNFSMNTGNKVIEILDNIEDTKDKNLIIDLRENYGGDTKSANNILDALLPECVTSTLIYRDGYTYNYYSDASQILFKKIYIFVDENSASASELLTLGLKTYLKNVIVVGRNTFGKGVGQHVFEDKKNKIMFFAVSHYWNVRQKNIMNQYITPDIYVKEKDIKDFLRGAKIN
- a CDS encoding metal-dependent hydrolase family protein, coding for MNKIAFIGGLLIDGNGEKPIKDSLVLIEDKRIQYAGPMIDMDDEYKKIDITEKTIMPGLIDTHLHFSGNRTDDDTEWVLEPVIQKTIVAVAQAYEALEHGLTSVGEISRSGIHIRNMIEEGIIKGPRVVATGLGFCRTSGHGDSHKLPLEYNNDSHPWAERVDGPWDLRKAIRKRLRENPDAIKIWSTGGGIWRHDKKADSHYCMEEIQAVVDECNMVSLPVWSHAEGYEGALNSCKAGVSAIIHGQELNEECLEIMKEKDITFCPTLQFFYEWFRVYEPPYRPIHDQYPGETTAEKELNRIISNLQNAKEKGIRITVGSDSFCSSLTPYGKYAITEMYALHKAGFTEMETIVAATKNGAQMLKIDDITGTLEKGKFADLLVLTENPLEEIHHICTEKMEVIMKEGQFVKKHI
- a CDS encoding 4Fe-4S binding protein; translation: MGINPLSMPYEIRGDDIMNPFLNIWHRFSFILLVVLILGGIINRYISLGAVFCMIIPILSSATVGSRLWCRKICPRGSLYERIAPISRKRPVPKVFYSIYFRGFIVLLFIILFIKGIIRCQFNFTKVGSLFYWMVTGTTAIGTFLSFLFYPRTWCVFCPIGSISSFIIFLKKK